In the Streptomyces fradiae ATCC 10745 = DSM 40063 genome, GTCTTCGGCAACGTGGAGGCCCGCCCCAGGCGCGGCAAGCGCATCGCGGACCTCCTCCACGACAAGCTCCGCAAGCACCTGGAGCGCTGACGCCCCGTCGGCCCGTCGGCCCGCGCCGGCCCGTCGGCCCCCGTCGGCCCGTCGGCCCGCGCCGGCCCGTCGGCCCGCGCCGGCCCGTCGGCCCGCGCCGGCCCGTCGGCCCGCGCCGGCCCGTCGGCCCGCGCCGGCCCGTCGGCCCGCGCCGGCCCGGCGGGCGGCGCGGCGGTCCGGCGGGCGGCGCCGCGCCCGCCGGGCGACCGGCGGGATCCGGCCATAGCGCGTTCCGCCCTCTGGAAGTACGTGCGACGCAGTGCATAGGCGTGCGCACAGCGGGTAGGGCTTGGTGCGTCGTCTCTCTCGCCCGTGTAGGCCGTCGTCAGGAGTAGACCGTGCTGCCACCGCCGCATCAGCCCCTCCAGGTCGCCGCCGTCCCGTCCCAGCGCGTACCGGCGCGGGAGGACGAGGGCGGTCCCTGGCACACGGAGGCGGTGTGCCGCCGCGACGAGGCGGGGCTGTTCTTCGCCCCGTCGAAGGAGCCCACGGCCGCGCGGCTCGCCCGCGAGGAGGCCGCCAAGCGGGTCTGCGCCCGCTGCCCCGTGATGATCGAGTGCCGTGAGCACGCCCTGGTCCAGCCGGAGCCGTACGGCGTGTGGGGCGGCCTGACCGCCGCCGAGCGCCGGGTGGTGCTCGCCCGCCGCCGGCGCCGCGAGGTCGAGCTGAAGAAGGCCGCGTCCGGCCGCATCGCCGCCGCCGGCTGACCGCGCGGGCGGCGGCACGGACGGTTGCGGGGCGGCACGGACCGGCGTACGCGCGTCGGGCACGGACGTACGCGGGCACGGCGGCACAGACGTGAGAACGGCACACCGCGCGGCACGGCCCGCACGGGAAGGGGCGCTCCCACCGCACTGGGAGCGCCCCTCTTCGTATCGCCGTCCCGGTCGGCCCCGGCCGGGCACCGCCCGCCCGTGGCCGCCGTCGGGCGGTGGCCCCGTGCCGTACCGCCGCCGGAGGCGGCCGTGCGGCTCTACTTCGCCCGGTCGAAGTCGATCTGGCTGTACGCGCGCAGCTTCGACAGCCGGTGCGTCGAGTCGATCTGCCGGATCGTGCCGGACTTCGAGCGCATCACCAGCGACGAGGTCGTCGCCGTCTCGGAGCGGTAGCGCACGCCGCGCAGCAGCTCGCCGTCCGTGATGCCGGTCGCGACGAAGAAGACGTTGTCGCCGCGGACCAGGTCGTCCGTGGACAGCACCCGGTCCAGGTCGTGGCCGGCGTCGAGGGCGCGCTGCCGCTCGGCGTCGTCCTTCGGCCACAGCTTGCCCTGGATGACCCCGCCCAGGCACTTGATGGCGCAGGCGCTGATGATGCCCTCGGGCGTGCCGCCGATGCCCATCAGCAGGTCCACGCCCGTGCCCTCGCGGACCGCCATGATCGAACCGGCCACGTCGCCGTCCGAGATGAACTTGATCCGGGCGCCGGTCTCGCGGATCTCCCGGACGATGCCCTCGTGGCGCGGCCGGTCCAGGATGACGACCGTGACGTCCTCGGGAGCGGAGTTCTTGGCCTTGGCGACCCGGCGGATGTTGACCGACACGGGGGCGTTGATGTCCACGAAGTCGGCCGCCTCGGGGCCCGTGACCAGCTTGTCCATGTAGAACACGGCGGACGGGTCGAACATGGCGCCCCGGTCGGCCGCCGCCAGCACCGCGATGGCGTTGGGCATGCCCTTGGCGTTGAGCGTCGTACCGTCGATGGGGTCCACGGCGATGTCGCACTCGGCGCCGGTCCCGTCACCGACCCGCTCGCCGTTGAAGAGCATCGGGGCCTCGTCCTTCTCCCCCTCGCCGATGACGACGACGCCGTTCATCGAGACGGTGGAGACGAGGGTGCGCATGGCCCGCACGGCCGCGCCGTCGGCGCCGTTCTTGTCGCCGCGGCCGACCCAGCGGCCCGCGGCCATCGCGGCGGCCTCGGTGACCCGGACCAGCTCCAGGGCGAGGTTGCGGTCGGGAGCCTCGGGAGAGACCTCGAGTTCGGACGGCAAGTGGTGCTCGGTCATCGGAGCGCACCTTTCTGTACGGCGACGGCCGGTGGTGAAGAGGGTGCTGCGACTCTATCGGTACGTCGACAAATTGAGCAGAGGGGCCCACGTTTGAGCGGGATGCCCTGATGCGACCATAGGGGGGTGGCAGGTATGCGAGGCAAGCAGACAGTGCGCGGGATGTTCCAGTCGATGGCGGTGATCTGTGCCGCCGCCGGGGTGATCTACCTCTTCGTCCCGCACGACGACACGGCGGACCCGATCCAGCCGGTCGACTACGGCGTGGAGCTGGTGACGGCCCGGCGCGCCGCCCCGTACCCGGTGGCCGCGCCGGAGGGGCTGGCCGGCGAGTGGCGGCCCACCTCGGTCTCGTACAGCCGCAAGGACGAGAACGCCTGGCACCTCGGCTTCCTCACGCCGGAGCGGGAGTACGCCGCGGTCGAGCAGTCGACGGACACGCCGGTGGAGTACGTCGTGAAGGTCACGCACGACGCCCGGGACACCGGCAGGACGCAGCAGGTCGCCGGGCGGGCCTGGGAGCGCTGGGAGGGGCCCAAGTACGACGCCCTGGTGCTGCGCGAGGAGGGCGTGACGACGGTCGTCACCGGCACGGCGTCCTTCGAGCGCCTGGGGGAGATGGCCGCGGCCCTCACGGCGAAGCGCGCCTGACGCTCCGCGCCGGGAAGGCCCTCGCGGGGCGGTGTGTGCGGGCGCCGGCACGGGCGTCCCGGCACCCCGACCGGTACGGGCGCCGCCACGACGGCCCCCGCACGGGCCCGGTCCGCCCCCGTGCGAGCCGCGCCGACCCCGCCCTCGCGGGCCGGCCTCCGGCCGGCCGCCCCCGGAGGGGCCGACCACGCTCGCGGGCCGGCTTCCCGCCGTCCCCGCGGGCCCCGGCCGCCCCCGGCCCGGGGCCCGACCCGCTCGCGGACCGGCCTGACCCGGACCTGACCCGGCCCGGCCTGACCCGGCCCGGCCTGACCCGGCCCGGCCGGACCCGGACGTGGAGCGGGCCGCCCCGGCTGTACGGCGCCGTACCCCGGCGGCACCGGTGGCCACCGGCCCGCACCCGGGGCGCGGGGTCAGCCGCGGGCCGCCGCCATGGCCGCGCCGACGATGCCCGCGTTGTTCTGGAGCCGCGCGGGGACGATCTCGGCCCGCACGTTGTTGATCAGCGGCAGGAACTTCTCCGCCTTCCGGCTCACCCCGCCGCCCACGATGAACAGCTCGGGCGAGAACAGCATCTCGACGTGCGCCAGGTACTTCCGCACCCGGTGCGCCCACTCCTCCCAGCTGAGGTCCTTGTCCTCCTTGGCCCGGGTCGAGGCGTGCTTCTCCGCCTCCCTGCCGTTCAGCTCCAGGTGGCCGAGCTCGGTGTTGGGCACCAGGCGCCCGTCGACGAAGAGGGCGCTGCCGATACCGGTACCGAACGTCAGCATGATCACCGTGCCGGTCCGGCCCCGCCCCGCGCCGTACGTCATCTCCGCGACCCCGGCGGCGTCCGCGTCGTTCAGCACGGTCACCGGCAGCCCGCCGAGCCGCTCGCCCAGCAGCGCCGCCGCGTCGACGTCGATCCAGCCCTTGTCGACGTTGGCCGCCGTGCGGACCGTCGAACCCGTCACCACCCCGGGGAACGTCACCCCGACCGGCCCCGACCAGCCGAAGTGCTCCACGACCTGCGCGACGCAGCCCGCGACGTCCGAGGGCGTCGCGGGCTGCGGGGTCAGCACCTTGTGGCGGGGCTCGGCCAGATCTCCGCGCTCCAGGTCCACGGGAGCGCCCTTGATCCCCGACCCGCCGATGTCCACTCCGAAGACGTTCATGGACACCACGTTACGGCGGGGGAGCGGCCCGCCGGGGGAGGACGGCGAACGCCGGCCCGCGGACCGGGCGCACGGGGCGGGGGCCGGTGGGCCGGCCGTACAGGGGCCGGGGCGGCGGGTGCGGGCCGGGTGTACGTGGGGGTGGCGCGCCCCCCCGGCAGGGCGGCGCGCCCGTGATCAGTTCGCCCGGCGCTCCGACAGTGCGGCGGCCTCGGCGCGCAGGTCGCGGCGGAGCTCCTTCGGCAGGGAGAAGGTGATCGACTCCTCCGCCGTCTTCACGATCTCCACGTCCTCGAAGCCGCGCCGCGCCAGCCACTCCAGGACGCCCTCGACCAGTACCTCCGGCACCGAGGCGCCCGAGGTGACGCCGACCGTGGCCACGCCGTCGAGCCACGCCTCGTCGATCTCGTCGGCGAAGTCGACCAGATGGGCGGCGCGGGCGCCGGCCTGCACGGCGACCTCGACCAGGCGCTTGGAGTTGGACGAGTTGCGCGAGCCGACCACGATGACGAGGTCCGAGTCGGCGCCCATCTCCTTCACGGCGAGCTGGCGGTTCTGCGTGGCGTAGCAGATGTCGTCGCTGGGCGGTGAGACGAGCTGCGGGAACTTCTCCTTCAGCGCGTCGACCGTCTCCATCGTCTCGTCCACCGACAGCGTGGTCTGGGAGAGCCAGACGACCCTGGACGGGTCGCGGACCTCGACCTTGGCCACGTCGCCGGGGCCGTCGACGAGCTGGATGTGGTCGGGTGCCTCGCCGGAGGTGCCGATGACCTCCTCGTGCCCCTCGTGGCCGATGAGGAGGATGTCGTAGTCCTCCTGCGCGAACCGCACGGCCTCCTTGTGGACCTTGGTGACGAGCGGGCAGGTCGCGTCGATCGTCGCGAGCTTCCGCTCGGCGGCCTCCTCGTGGACGATCGGGGCGACGCCGTGCGCGGAGAACATCACGATGGAGCCCTCGGGCACCTCGTGCGTCTCGTCGACGAAGATGGCGCCCTTCTTCTCCAGGGTCTGCACGACGTACTTGTTGTGGACGATCTCGTGCCGCACGTAGATCGGCGCGCCGTACTGCTCCAGCGCCTTCTCGACGGCGATCACGGCGCGGTCCACGCCCGCGCAGTAGCCGCGCGGAGCGGCGAGGAGGACCCGGCGGGCAGGAGGCGTAGGAGTCATGCCCCCCATCGTAAGGGTGGCCGCCCCGCCCGAAGATCGCGCCGCCCCCGCCCGGACGCGCGAGAGACGCGGGCGGCTCGACGGGCCGGGCGGTCCCACGGGCCGGGCGGTCCCACGGGCCGGGCTGCTCCACGGGCCGGGCTGCTCCACGGGCCGGGCGGCTCGACGGGCCGGGCGGTCCCACGGGCCGGGCGGCTCGACGGGCCGGGCCCGTCCCGCGGGCCGGGCCGGGACGGGTGGACGCGGGGCCGGCCGGGCGGCAGGGGCAGGCGGGGCAGGCGGTCACGGGCGGCGGCCGCTGCTCCGCCCCGCTGTCAGCGGCGGCGCGTACGCTCCCCGTATGGCTCTGACTACGTCCGCCGAAGCCCCCCTGCCCGTCGGCCAGGTGTCCCGGCTCATCGGGGGGTGGATCGACCGGCTCGGCGCCGTCTGGGTGGAAGGCCAGATCACGCAGCTCTCGCGGCGCCCCGGCGCCGGAGTGGTGTTCCTGACGCTGCGCGACCCGTCGCACGACATCTCGGTCAGTGTGACGTGCTACCGCCAGGTGTTCGACGCCGTCGCGGACGTCGTGTCCGAGGGCGCGCGGGTCGTGGTGCACGCGAAGCCGGAGTGGTACGCGCCGCGCGGCCAGCTCTCGCTGCGGGCGGCGGAGATACGGCCGGTCGGCATCGGTGAGCTGCTGGCCCGGCTGGAGCAGCTGAAGCGCTCGCTGGCGGCCGAGGGGCTGTTCGCCGTGGAGCGCAAGCGGCCGCTGCCCTTCCTGCCGCAGCTGATCGGCCTGGTCTGCGGCCGGGCGTCGGCGGCGGAGCGCGACGTGCTGGAGGTGGCCCGCCGCCGCTGGCCGGCGGTCCGCTTCGAGGTGCGCAACGTCGCGGTGCAGGGCGTCCACGCGGTGCCGCAGGTGGTGCGGGCGGTGCGGGAGCTCGACCGGATGGACGACGTGGACGTGATCGTCGTCGCGCGGGGCGGCGGCAGCGTCGAGGACCTGCTGCCCTTCTCGGACGAGCAGCTCGTACGGGCCGTCGCCGAGTGCCGTACGCCGGTCGTGTCCGCCATCGGGCACGAGCCGGACGCGCCGCTGCTGGACCTCGTCGCCGACCTGCGGGCGGCCACGCCGACGGACGCGGCGAAGAAGGTCGTCCCGGACGTGCGGGAGGAGCTGGAGCGGGTCCGCTCGCTGCGGGACCGGGCGCTGCGCTGCGTACGGGGGCTGCTGGAGCGGGAGGAGCGGGGCCTGGCGCACGCGCTGGCCCGGCCCGTCATGGAGCATCCGCAGCGGATGGTGGAGGAGCGGCAGGCGCAGGTCGACGCCCTGGTGGCGCGCGGCAGGCGGGTGCTGGGCCATCTGCTGGACCGGGCCGACTCGGAGCTGGCCCACACGCACGCGCGGGTGGTGGCGCTCTCCCCGGCGGCGACGCTGGAGCGGGGGTACGCGGTGCTCCAGCGGGCGGACGGCGCGGTGGTGCGCTCGCCGGACGAGGTGGCCGAGGACGAGGAGCTGCGGGCCCGGGTGGCGGGCGGGGCGTTCGCGGTGCGGCGCGTGGACGGCGGCGGCGCTGTCGTACCCCGCCCGTAGGGTGTCAGGGCAGGGTGCTGGAGATGGCGAGGGGCGAGGACATGGCGGCGAAGGCGACGCGGGCGGCGGACGCGGCGGACGCGGCGGAGACCGGGGCGGTGGGCGCGTCCGGCGCGCCGGACGCGGACGGGGAGGGCGCCGGCGCGGCGGCCGGGGCCGTACCGGAGGGCGGCGCGGCGATCGGGTACGAGCAGGCGCGCGACGAGCTGGTCGACGTGGTCCGCCGGCTGGAGGCGGGCGGGACGACGCTGGAGGAGGCGCTGGCGCTCTGGGAGCGGGGCGAGGAGCTGGCGAAGGTCTGCCGCCACTGGCTGGAGGGTGCCCGCGCGCGGCTGGACGCCGCGCTCGCGCAGGAGCGGGACGGCTCCGACCAGCGGGAATAGCGGCGCATACACGGCGCGGGGGTGACGGGCGGGCGTGCGGTGGCGTACCCCACATCCCTTTACTTGAAACTTCACACATCCCGCCGTACGGTGGAGGCATCGCCCGGCGCACCGCGCCGTGCGCTCGCACTGACCCACCCCGTACGTCGGAAGGCACCACCCCCATGTCGCTCGTCCTCGACCCCGCCGCGCAGGATCTGCTGTTCCGCGAGGCCCGCACCACCGGCGCGTTCACCGACGAGCCGGTGACCGAGGAGCAGGTCCAGGCGATCTACGACCTGGTCAAGTACGGCCCCACCGCCTTCAACCAGACCCCGCTGCGGGTCGTCCTGGTCCGCTCGGCCGAGGCCCGCGAGCGCCTCGTCCCGCTGATGGCCGAGGGCAACCAGGCCAAGACCGCCGCCGCCCCGCTCGTCGCCATCCTCGCGGCCGACAACGAGTTCCACGAGGAGCTGCCGAAGCTGTTCCCGGCGTTCCCCCAGGCCAAGGACGCCTTCTTCGCCGAGCGCCCGGTCCGCGAGGCGTCCGCCAGGATGAACGCCGCGCTCCAGGCCGCGTACTTCATCGTCGGCGTCCGCGCGGCCGGCCTCGCGGCGGGCCCGATGACCGGCTTCGACTTCGCGGCCGTCCAGAAGGAGTTCCTGGACGACGACCACACCCCGCTCATGATCGTCAACCTCGGCAGGGCCGCCGGGGACGCCCCGTACCCGCGCTCCCCGCGCCTGGCGTACGACGAGGTCGTCACCACGGTCTGACGCCCCGCCGCGGGACGCCCGCACAGGGACCGGCCCCGGCCCACCACCTCGTGGTGCGCCGGGGCCGGCCTCTTCACGGACTCCCCGGGCCCGGACACCCGGCGCGGAGGCGCCGCGCGGGCCCGATGGCCGCGCCGGTTCGGCGCCGGGGCGCCGCCCCGGGTCGGAGCGGGGCGCCGGGGGTCAGGGGCGCCGCTGGGCCGTGGCCCGGGCAGCCGCGGCGGCGGCCGCCCGCTGGCGCCGCCCCATGAGCCGCACCTTCCGTACGCAGGTGATCAGACCGGCCACCAGCGTCCCCCCGTACAGCCAGCCGGCGTGCACGGCGAGCGCGGTGACCAGCGCCATCGCGTGCCCTCCGAAGCCTCCCTCGCCGCCCGCGATGGGCATGACCCCGACCGCGAACGCGAT is a window encoding:
- a CDS encoding WhiB family transcriptional regulator encodes the protein MLPPPHQPLQVAAVPSQRVPAREDEGGPWHTEAVCRRDEAGLFFAPSKEPTAARLAREEAAKRVCARCPVMIECREHALVQPEPYGVWGGLTAAERRVVLARRRRREVELKKAASGRIAAAG
- the glpX gene encoding class II fructose-bisphosphatase; translation: MTEHHLPSELEVSPEAPDRNLALELVRVTEAAAMAAGRWVGRGDKNGADGAAVRAMRTLVSTVSMNGVVVIGEGEKDEAPMLFNGERVGDGTGAECDIAVDPIDGTTLNAKGMPNAIAVLAAADRGAMFDPSAVFYMDKLVTGPEAADFVDINAPVSVNIRRVAKAKNSAPEDVTVVILDRPRHEGIVREIRETGARIKFISDGDVAGSIMAVREGTGVDLLMGIGGTPEGIISACAIKCLGGVIQGKLWPKDDAERQRALDAGHDLDRVLSTDDLVRGDNVFFVATGITDGELLRGVRYRSETATTSSLVMRSKSGTIRQIDSTHRLSKLRAYSQIDFDRAK
- a CDS encoding DUF4245 domain-containing protein, which encodes MRGKQTVRGMFQSMAVICAAAGVIYLFVPHDDTADPIQPVDYGVELVTARRAAPYPVAAPEGLAGEWRPTSVSYSRKDENAWHLGFLTPEREYAAVEQSTDTPVEYVVKVTHDARDTGRTQQVAGRAWERWEGPKYDALVLREEGVTTVVTGTASFERLGEMAAALTAKRA
- the ppgK gene encoding polyphosphate--glucose phosphotransferase, encoding MNVFGVDIGGSGIKGAPVDLERGDLAEPRHKVLTPQPATPSDVAGCVAQVVEHFGWSGPVGVTFPGVVTGSTVRTAANVDKGWIDVDAAALLGERLGGLPVTVLNDADAAGVAEMTYGAGRGRTGTVIMLTFGTGIGSALFVDGRLVPNTELGHLELNGREAEKHASTRAKEDKDLSWEEWAHRVRKYLAHVEMLFSPELFIVGGGVSRKAEKFLPLINNVRAEIVPARLQNNAGIVGAAMAAARG
- a CDS encoding 4-hydroxy-3-methylbut-2-enyl diphosphate reductase; its protein translation is MGGMTPTPPARRVLLAAPRGYCAGVDRAVIAVEKALEQYGAPIYVRHEIVHNKYVVQTLEKKGAIFVDETHEVPEGSIVMFSAHGVAPIVHEEAAERKLATIDATCPLVTKVHKEAVRFAQEDYDILLIGHEGHEEVIGTSGEAPDHIQLVDGPGDVAKVEVRDPSRVVWLSQTTLSVDETMETVDALKEKFPQLVSPPSDDICYATQNRQLAVKEMGADSDLVIVVGSRNSSNSKRLVEVAVQAGARAAHLVDFADEIDEAWLDGVATVGVTSGASVPEVLVEGVLEWLARRGFEDVEIVKTAEESITFSLPKELRRDLRAEAAALSERRAN
- the xseA gene encoding exodeoxyribonuclease VII large subunit, coding for MALTTSAEAPLPVGQVSRLIGGWIDRLGAVWVEGQITQLSRRPGAGVVFLTLRDPSHDISVSVTCYRQVFDAVADVVSEGARVVVHAKPEWYAPRGQLSLRAAEIRPVGIGELLARLEQLKRSLAAEGLFAVERKRPLPFLPQLIGLVCGRASAAERDVLEVARRRWPAVRFEVRNVAVQGVHAVPQVVRAVRELDRMDDVDVIVVARGGGSVEDLLPFSDEQLVRAVAECRTPVVSAIGHEPDAPLLDLVADLRAATPTDAAKKVVPDVREELERVRSLRDRALRCVRGLLEREERGLAHALARPVMEHPQRMVEERQAQVDALVARGRRVLGHLLDRADSELAHTHARVVALSPAATLERGYAVLQRADGAVVRSPDEVAEDEELRARVAGGAFAVRRVDGGGAVVPRP
- a CDS encoding exodeoxyribonuclease VII small subunit translates to MGASGAPDADGEGAGAAAGAVPEGGAAIGYEQARDELVDVVRRLEAGGTTLEEALALWERGEELAKVCRHWLEGARARLDAALAQERDGSDQRE
- a CDS encoding malonic semialdehyde reductase: MSLVLDPAAQDLLFREARTTGAFTDEPVTEEQVQAIYDLVKYGPTAFNQTPLRVVLVRSAEARERLVPLMAEGNQAKTAAAPLVAILAADNEFHEELPKLFPAFPQAKDAFFAERPVREASARMNAALQAAYFIVGVRAAGLAAGPMTGFDFAAVQKEFLDDDHTPLMIVNLGRAAGDAPYPRSPRLAYDEVVTTV
- a CDS encoding DUF6542 domain-containing protein — translated: MLLVGCLDRLLFDGSPLVYGLLFLPVSAATALWVRGADLVTAPISVPIAFAVGVMPIAGGEGGFGGHAMALVTALAVHAGWLYGGTLVAGLITCVRKVRLMGRRQRAAAAAAARATAQRRP